AAATTAAAGCATCCCCTGCCGGTGCACGTTCGGGAAATGCCGCTAAAGTTAACCCTTCTGGCTCTGTGGAAGGTAAATCTTTCGCACTATGAACGGCCAAGTCAATTTCGCCAGTCAATAGCTTTTGCTGAATAGTTTTAACAAAAACACCCTGTCCTGCCATTTGGCTTAAAGCGGTTGTTTGATCCTTATCACCGGTAGTTGTAAGTAACACTTTTAAAAAGCGATGTTCCGGAAATAAGTTTTGTAAACGCGCAATCACATTGTCCGTTTGAATTTGAGCTAAGGGACTTTTTCTGGTACCAATTTTAACGTCCATTTTGGCCTCCTTTAATTTCTTTTAGGAAGTCTTGAAATAATGCCGGAGCATTTTTGCCTTGGTAGATGATTTCGTACTCTTCTTTTAAAAGGGGTAACAATAAACGTTGATGTAAAGAAATAAACCGTTCATCAAATGCTGCCCCCACAAAAACGGGATACAAGTCTGCACCTTGATCGGTATAAGTTAACAGTTCATCAAAAGTAAGTTTTTTTTCACTGACTAAAATCGTTTTTTGACCAAAACGGGGTAATTCTTCAAACCAGGATTTTGTCGCCGCTTTTGCTGCTACTGGTCCAATAAAAATCAATGCAGGATTATGCAAACCAGCTTTTTCCACTGTTTCATGAATTGTTGCAAGTGTTGCCACAACCTTTTTTTGTCGCCCCCAACTTCCCCATTCCACAACTGTAACAGGCAGATTTTCACTGGCACCTTGGGTTAACATAATTTTAACGACAGCTGCTAATTTTTCCATTCCCATGTATAAAATGATTGTTCCACCAGCAGAAAGTTTAGCTAAAGGCTCTTGGGCAAATTCTTGCAACTGGGCTGTCGGTGTAGCTAGAAACACTTTTTCACTGACATGGCGCTCTGTAATCGCAAATCCGGCATAGACAGATACACCAGAAGCACTGGTTATACCTGGATATACTGCATATTCTATCCCGTGTTTTGCTAAAGCCTGCACCTCTTCTTCAACGCGGCCAAAAATACCGGGATCGCCGCCTTTTAATCGGACAACATTATCATATTTTTTAGTAGCACTAATTAACTTTTCTTGAATTTCACTTTGGGTATAGGCATGGTGTTCAGGTGCTTTTCCTACATAAACAAGTTTGGCATCCTCAGGGGCTAAATATAATAAAATTGGATTTAATAAGCGGTCATAAAAAATAATATCGGCATTTTGCAAGGCTCGCAATCCGTGGTAAGTGATTAAAGCAGGATCGCCTGGGCCTGCACCAATTAAAGCAACTTTTCCCATTTTTTTGCTCCTTTTAAGCTAATTTTTTAGTCATTACTTCTAGGCTATTATCCCTTATCTTAAACAAAAAAACAAAGGCGCAACTCACGACTTCGTAAGTGCACCTTTACTTATTTTTTATTATTTTGCGTCAACGATTTTAACAGAGCCTTTCCATTTATCGTCAACAAATTTTTTCACTTCATCGCTGTGTAATACTTCCAACAATTTTTTAATTGCGGGTTTCGTTTCATCACCTTTGCGTACTGCGATAATGTTAGCATAGGGTGAATTATCATCATCGTGCATCAAGGCATCTTTTTCTGGGTTTAAACCAGCAGTTAAAGCAAAGTTCGCATTAATTGCAACCAAGGCATCTTTTTCATTTTCATAGGTTGGAACCAATAAACCTGGGTCGATATCGTGTTTAAATTTTAAGTCTTTTTTGTTTTCAGCAATATCATCGAAGGTCGCAGTTGTTTTTTCAACACCGTCTTTTAATTTGATTAGGCCCGCATTTTCAAGAATTGTTAAGATACGACCCCAGTCAGTATTGGAGTTTGAAGTAATGACAGTCGTACCCTCTTTAATGTCATCTACACTTTTAATACCTTTTGAATAAATGCCCATCGGTTCAATATGAACGGCACCTGCATCGACAAAGTCATAACCATTTTCTTTGACTTGGTCATTGAAATACGGTTTGTGTTGGAAATAGTTGGCATCAATTTCTTTTTCTGCCAATAACTTATTTAACAATGTGTAATCGGTAAAAGATTTCACTTCCAAGTCCACGCCTTCTTTTTTCAATAAAGGTTTGGCTTCGTTTAAGATTTCCGCATGAGGACTTGTTGTCGCCCCAACGATTAATTTTGTTTCTTTGGCATCTGATGAAGAACTAGCTTTCTCATCTTTTGATCCGCCATTGCCACAAGCGGCTAAAGTAATTGTTGCAAGCAATACTGTTGCTAAACCAAATAATTTTTTCATTTTCATTTCTCCTCTACAATTTAATAATTTAATTGTGAAACTTCGCCGCAATTAGCGCTTGTCTAATTTTTGCGTGAAGTAATCTCCCAAGCCTTGAACAACAAAAACGATTAGTAACATAATCACCGTTGCAACTAAAGTGACCGTTTGATTGCCTAATTGGAACCCTTCTGACCAAGCAAGAGAACCTAAGCCACCAGCGCCGATTGCACCAGCCATAGCGGTAAAACCAATCATAGAAACAGATGTCACGGTAAAGCCAGAAACCAAAGCCGGCATACTTTCAGGCACTAAAATTTTATAAATAATCTGCCAGTAGTTAGCCCCCATCGCATTGGCGGCTTCAATCACCCCTGAAGAAACTTCGCGAAAAGCAATTTCCACTAGGCGAGCATAAAATGGTACCGCCGATAAAATCAAAGCTGGTAAGGCTGCACTAGCACCGATCATACTCCCCACCAACGTTTTGGTAAATGGAATAATTAATACCATTAAAATCATAAAAGGTGTAGAACGAAAGATGTTACTGATGATGGACACCACATTATATAAAATTTGGTAACCGGCACTTTTTTTTCGTCCTAAGCTATATAGTAATAAGCCTAACAAAATTCCTAAAACAAAAACCACAACCATGGAAACAATTGACATATAAAGCGTATCAACGGTGGATGTTTGCATCTTTGCCCAATCGACTTTGTCAAAGTTTAAATATGTTTCAGCAAAACTCTTATCCACGATGCAACACCTCCACTCCTACTTGTTGGGCAGAAAAGAATGCCATGGTTCCATTAACCGCGTCGTCAGCTCCGGTAATCAAGACCGTCAAAGAGCCAAAAGAGTTGTCTTTTGATTGCCGAATATTCCCATAGACGACGTTAATATCAACATCAAATTTGCGAATTGCTTGTGAGATTACCGGTTCATTGGCATTATCGTCTTTAAAAATTAACGTCGCTAACACACCATTAGGATTTTCAGCGATAAATTCTTGTAAAACTTCTTTTGGTTCTTCACTTGGCTGTAAGTCTTGTTGAACAAAACGTTTGGTAACAGCCTGTTTAGGATTACGAAAGACCTCAGAAACTTGACCTTCTTCCACAATCTTACCCAATTCCATCACCGCTACTTTATTACAAATTTTGCGGATGACGTTCATTTCATGGGTAATTAATACAATTGTTAAGTTTAATTTCTGGTTGATATCTAATAATAAGTCCAGTACTTCATCGGTCGTTTGCGGATCTAGCGCACTCGTCGCTTCATCACAAAGTAAAATCTTAGGATCATTGGCTAGCGCTCGAGCAATTCCTACCCGTTGCTTTTGCCCACCGGATAATTGTGCCGGATAAGCATCTCCTCGACCTTCTAAATTTACTAATGCAAGAAGTTCTTTGGCTTTTTGCTGCCGCTTCTCTTTTTTAATCCCTGCTAATTCCATCGGTAATTCAATATTTTCTAGAACTGTTCTGGACCATAAGAGATTGAAATGTTGAAAAATCATTCCCACGTTTTTACGAAACTCACGTAATTCTTTGCTCTTCAATTTGCCGATATCTTGTCCATCAACGACAACACTGCCGTCAGTTGCTAATTCTAGCCCATTTAACAGGCGAACCAATGTCGATTTACCTGCACCAGAGTAGCCGACAATACCATAGATGTCACCTTTATCAACAGTCAGAGAAACACCGTCTACAGCCTGGATTGTCTGTTTTTTGACATTAAAACTCTTTTTGACATCCGTTAATTGGATTAAAGCCATTTTTTCAGCCTCTTTCTTTTTTTCATACTTCAAGCCATAAAAAAACAGCTTGCCATCCTTGTAATTCTTTCAATTACAAAAGGACGAAAAGCTGTCGCAATTTCGTGTTACCACCTTAATTTGTTATAGTCTCACAACTATAACCTTATCCAGTACTTACCTCTTGGTGCATACTGTCGTGCTATAACGGGCACCCCCGTAATAAGCTTGCCAGCGGCTCACTTATTCTGCTCAAAGACCATCTTCCATCTTACCTTCATTACCTGTTTGCAGCATCTCCAGGCTCTCTGTGAAATGTCGGTGACATGTACTCTTCTTTTCAAAGCTTTCAAGTTATTGGTGAAATTATAACAAGCTAAAAATCGCCTGTCAATTATTTTCAGAAAAATTTTACAGTTCGTTGAATTCTGTGGCATCGACATCTTTAAATGCCACCAACCACGCATTCATTTCATCTTCATCATTTAAAACGTTAATATTTTCTAGCGCTTTTTCATTCACAGAAGAAATCGTACCTGTTAGAGGTGCGGGAAATTCTTGCACGGCTTTTTCAGCTTCCACTTCGACTAGCGGTGTGCCTTGTTTAAACGTTTGACCGGCTTTTGGCAATGAGGCAAAGGTTACTTTACCTAAATCAGATTGCGCAGCTTCCGTTAAACCAACGACATACTCATTTCCATTGTACAATACCCACAAATTATCTTTTGTTTTCAAACATTTTTGTTGCATCTTATTTCGCGACCCCTTCATATTCAGTTTCTTTAAAGCCAATCGACAAAAGTTTGTCGTCACGCACTAAAATTGGACGTTTGATTAACATCCCATCACTTGCCAATAATTCGCTAGCTTCTTGTATCGATAAATTAGGCACTTGATCTTTTAAACCCATTTCACGATACTTCATACCACTTGTGTTAAAGAAGCGGCGTACTGGCAAATCACTTTCTTCCATCCACTGCATTAATCTTGCAGCAGTCGGTGGATTTTGAACCATATCAATGGTTTGAACCGCAATTTCTTGTGAATCCAACCAAGCTTTTGCTTTTTTGCACGTACTACATTTTGGATACCAATATAAAGTCAGCATAGCATTGCTCCTTTACTTTTATTTCCGCTTTCACTTTACCACGTTTAAGCTAAAGTAGCATCTTTTTCCTCTTTTTTCGTCTCTGCTTGGTAACGCATCGATAAAATGAGGCCGATGCCGATCATATTGCTTAAAATAGCCGAGCCACCTTGACTAATAAAGGGCAATGGAATCCCTGTTAATGGCAAAAGACCAATATTGGCGCCAATATTTTCAAAAACGTGAAATAAGATCATCATAATAATACCAGTAGCAATGTAAGCATAAAACTCATTATTTGTATCAAAGCACACGCGAATCATATGATAAATTAAAATAAAATACAAGAGGATGACAAACGCACTTCCAATAAAGCCAAAATTTTCGCCAATAATCGTAAAAATCATATCAGATTCTCTGACTGGTACATAAACATCGCTAACATTAAAGCCTTTTCCTGTCATCCCACCAGAACCAATAGCAAGTAAGCCATATGCTAGTTGATAAGAATTTCCTTGCATATCATGGAAAGGATTTAACCATGAGTCGATGCGGGCAAATTGATAGGATTTAAAGCCGACGTGATACAAAAGATCTCGTCCTACCTCAGTTGTCACTAAGAAAATCGTGCCCCCACCCACAATCGCAAAAATCGCAATTAGCGGAATTAAAATGCGCCAGGATATTCCAGACATCAAAAAGACGCCCCCGATAATCGCTACAAACACCAACATGGTCCCAAAGTCTTTTTGCAACATCACTAAAACCAAGACTGGCAGTGAAACAGCTAAAATCTTTAATATCAAAAGACCATCTGTAGGTAAATTACGATTACGGTATTTCACATTGTGCGTCGTTACGACTAATGCCAACATCAAAATTAACGCAATTTTCATAAGTTCGGCGGGTTGGAAATTTACCGGCCCAAAAGTAAACCAGTTTTTAGAACCCGTGACACTTTCTAAATTTCGGTCGTAAAACTTCAATAATAAGGTCATAATCACTAGACCGGCACCATAAATGTAGGGTGTCAACTTCCAAATCCACTTTGATTTCATATGCATAATCACCACAACCGCTACTGTGCCGACCCCATACCAAACAGCTTGTTTGGCAACACCGGCCAATACATTAGGACTGTTACGATCATGGGTCAAGGCGACATACAAGGCTGCCAACCCGATTAAACACAACAGAAAGACTGGCAATATCACGCCATAATCAATCCGATTATCATTTCTTGCTCGTCTATTTTCCATGCTTCCTCTTCTTTCCAAAAAGACTTTGCAAACTTCTAAAAATTAGATACGACAGTAAAAGCTCGCTAAATTCCTACATTCATTTACGTTTACGTAAAATTTCGCCTTCGCATCTAAAAGATTCGTTTGTAAAGCTAGACACTGCTGGCTGATTGCAACAGCGTTTTTCCTACGTTAGATAATATAAACTAAAAATCGAGTAAAAAAGTACACTTCCCCATTATAGTTGTTAATGAAAAGAAAGAAAAGAAGGGAATTAGACCCTAGGAAAAATTTAAAAACTTTACTTATACGGCCTAAAAAAAGACCTGAAAAATTGTATAAAAAAGGATCGTCATAAACCTAGTTCCGTAAATTTTGCGGATAAAAAAAAGACTTAAGCCAACAAATGCTGCCAGCTTAAGCCGTAAGAAAACTATTTTAGTTTTTCCAGTTCTTTATAATTGATAATCATCACACCATTACTTTGTGTCATTAATTGTTGATTATCACCCGTTTCGTCAATTTCAACGACTGCAGAATTTTTTAACTGTTTCGTGACGGTACCGGTCTGCGGTTTTCCGTAAATTGTAAATTTCACATGGGTATCGACCTGAAATCCTTTACCTGCATCTGACGGAATGATTGTTGTTTCAAACTTACCAAAACTTGCCACTATAGAAAACCTCCCTTTAATTAATACTAGTATACCACACTTTGTGAAAATTTTCTAAGTCCTCGTTTCATAGAAGGGTTTTGCCTTTACAAATATTTTATTTTTGCTATAATTTCTAACGTACTGCCAGCTTAGCTCAGTAGGTAGAGCAACGCACTCGTAACGCGTAGGTCACAGGTTCGATCCCTGCAGCTGGCATATATAGAAGCCTTGATAATTCAAGGTTTCTTTTTTTGTACACTTGACCTAAATCTTACTTTGGGGCAGGTTTTGGGGCAGAGATTTATAATTACTTCTATTAAATAACAACTACTTACCATATTAAAATGACAACTCTCAGCTTAAATGATATCCTTTAAACGGGAATATTCTCCCAAATTAAAAGAGTAGCACCTCACCTAGAAATCTTCCCCAAGCTGACTAAGTGTGCTACTCTTTTTATGGAGTATATTGTTGCTAACAGCATTATAGTATATTGTTGTTTCAAATATTGCAAAAGATATACTGATTAATGGCAAAAACAATGTTAAACTAAGTATGTGGTCAATTCCTTAGTGACTCCTTTTTTCTAACCTTGGCCACGCACCTACTCCTTTTTGGGGTAGGTTTTTTATTTGTGTCTGATATAATATAGTTATGTAAAAATGAAGGTGGGGATTTAAGTGAAAAAAGTGTTAGGGGCATTTTTTATATTTGTAAGTTTAACAATCGCAGGGTGCTCATCAAACGTTACTACCGACGATTTAAAAGCAAATGATTGGATTATTGAAGCGGCTAATAAAGACGACAAAGAAGCTTTTGACGTAATAGCTACTTTTTCAGATCATGTTATGACTTTGAAAGCTGATACTTCTAGCATGAAGTCTAGCGCTAAAAACGATTGGGAGAGCTTTGGCGAAGAACTTGGAAAACAAATTGCTGGTCAAATGAATATTACTTACGAATATGAATTGAAAAAGGATGAAATTAAACTCCAACTCACAGAAGATACTGATAAAGAGGCTTATTACAAAGTAACTAAAGAAGATAAAAACATTATTTTCACACCAGATAAAGAAAAAAATGACGATCCTGACCAAGGAAAGAAAATGATTTTCAAGCCTTATAAGAAATCAAAAACAGAGTCGCCCAGTACGACTTCCACATCAACTAAAGAAAAAGAAGTTGCGTCTATTAACGAATACATTAAAAAGTTTAAAAATAAGTCTTTAGTAGTTCATAACGAGAAAAAAATGTCGAAAGATGATTTTGGCGTGGCTCCAATGACAGCAAAAGATGCCGCCATGTTCTCGCTTATTGATACAGACAATGAAGACGATCAAAAAAATGCTCGCATTTTCGTATTTGATAATTTAAAGGACCTTAGAGAAACAAAGAAATATTATGACGATTTAGGAAAAGGCTCAGCCATGCTTTTTTCATATACCGCAACCGATGAAGACAATTTAGTGCTAATGCAATTTAATGGTGATTTTGATCAAAAACTCGTCGAAAAATATACTGATGCTGCTTCATTAAAACTAACTGAACCTCCGTTTGATACTACTAAGAAAAATGAATCAAGTTCTTCCGAAGATGTTCAAAGTAATGAACCTGCTTACTCAGAAGAAAGCTATCAAACTCCCGAAGTCGAAAATCAAACAGAACCTAGTCAATCCACCCAACAGCAAAATCAAGAAGTAGCTGAAAATGAACCAACGCGTCAAACACAATCTCCGGAACCCGCCGAAGAGCAATATACTACCGTTCAAAATGGTGAAGGGCCTCCTCAAGTGGCAGCACGAGCCGGGATTTCAGTCGATCAATTGTATCAACTTAATGGTATCGATCCTAATAATTTCTTATTATATCCTGGTCAACAATTACGAGTAAAATAAAA
The DNA window shown above is from Enterococcus montenegrensis and carries:
- a CDS encoding glycine cleavage system protein H: MQQKCLKTKDNLWVLYNGNEYVVGLTEAAQSDLGKVTFASLPKAGQTFKQGTPLVEVEAEKAVQEFPAPLTGTISSVNEKALENINVLNDEDEMNAWLVAFKDVDATEFNEL
- a CDS encoding MetQ/NlpA family ABC transporter substrate-binding protein: MKKLFGLATVLLATITLAACGNGGSKDEKASSSSDAKETKLIVGATTSPHAEILNEAKPLLKKEGVDLEVKSFTDYTLLNKLLAEKEIDANYFQHKPYFNDQVKENGYDFVDAGAVHIEPMGIYSKGIKSVDDIKEGTTVITSNSNTDWGRILTILENAGLIKLKDGVEKTTATFDDIAENKKDLKFKHDIDPGLLVPTYENEKDALVAINANFALTAGLNPEKDALMHDDDNSPYANIIAVRKGDETKPAIKKLLEVLHSDEVKKFVDDKWKGSVKIVDAK
- a CDS encoding methionine ABC transporter ATP-binding protein, which translates into the protein MALIQLTDVKKSFNVKKQTIQAVDGVSLTVDKGDIYGIVGYSGAGKSTLVRLLNGLELATDGSVVVDGQDIGKLKSKELREFRKNVGMIFQHFNLLWSRTVLENIELPMELAGIKKEKRQQKAKELLALVNLEGRGDAYPAQLSGGQKQRVGIARALANDPKILLCDEATSALDPQTTDEVLDLLLDINQKLNLTIVLITHEMNVIRKICNKVAVMELGKIVEEGQVSEVFRNPKQAVTKRFVQQDLQPSEEPKEVLQEFIAENPNGVLATLIFKDDNANEPVISQAIRKFDVDINVVYGNIRQSKDNSFGSLTVLITGADDAVNGTMAFFSAQQVGVEVLHRG
- the cobA gene encoding uroporphyrinogen-III C-methyltransferase: MGKVALIGAGPGDPALITYHGLRALQNADIIFYDRLLNPILLYLAPEDAKLVYVGKAPEHHAYTQSEIQEKLISATKKYDNVVRLKGGDPGIFGRVEEEVQALAKHGIEYAVYPGITSASGVSVYAGFAITERHVSEKVFLATPTAQLQEFAQEPLAKLSAGGTIILYMGMEKLAAVVKIMLTQGASENLPVTVVEWGSWGRQKKVVATLATIHETVEKAGLHNPALIFIGPVAAKAATKSWFEELPRFGQKTILVSEKKLTFDELLTYTDQGADLYPVFVGAAFDERFISLHQRLLLPLLKEEYEIIYQGKNAPALFQDFLKEIKGGQNGR
- a CDS encoding LysM peptidoglycan-binding domain-containing protein, whose translation is MKKVLGAFFIFVSLTIAGCSSNVTTDDLKANDWIIEAANKDDKEAFDVIATFSDHVMTLKADTSSMKSSAKNDWESFGEELGKQIAGQMNITYEYELKKDEIKLQLTEDTDKEAYYKVTKEDKNIIFTPDKEKNDDPDQGKKMIFKPYKKSKTESPSTTSTSTKEKEVASINEYIKKFKNKSLVVHNEKKMSKDDFGVAPMTAKDAAMFSLIDTDNEDDQKNARIFVFDNLKDLRETKKYYDDLGKGSAMLFSYTATDEDNLVLMQFNGDFDQKLVEKYTDAASLKLTEPPFDTTKKNESSSSEDVQSNEPAYSEESYQTPEVENQTEPSQSTQQQNQEVAENEPTRQTQSPEPAEEQYTTVQNGEGPPQVAARAGISVDQLYQLNGIDPNNFLLYPGQQLRVK
- a CDS encoding arsenate reductase family protein; the protein is MLTLYWYPKCSTCKKAKAWLDSQEIAVQTIDMVQNPPTAARLMQWMEESDLPVRRFFNTSGMKYREMGLKDQVPNLSIQEASELLASDGMLIKRPILVRDDKLLSIGFKETEYEGVAK
- a CDS encoding FtsW/RodA/SpoVE family cell cycle protein, translated to MENRRARNDNRIDYGVILPVFLLCLIGLAALYVALTHDRNSPNVLAGVAKQAVWYGVGTVAVVVIMHMKSKWIWKLTPYIYGAGLVIMTLLLKFYDRNLESVTGSKNWFTFGPVNFQPAELMKIALILMLALVVTTHNVKYRNRNLPTDGLLILKILAVSLPVLVLVMLQKDFGTMLVFVAIIGGVFLMSGISWRILIPLIAIFAIVGGGTIFLVTTEVGRDLLYHVGFKSYQFARIDSWLNPFHDMQGNSYQLAYGLLAIGSGGMTGKGFNVSDVYVPVRESDMIFTIIGENFGFIGSAFVILLYFILIYHMIRVCFDTNNEFYAYIATGIIMMILFHVFENIGANIGLLPLTGIPLPFISQGGSAILSNMIGIGLILSMRYQAETKKEEKDATLA
- a CDS encoding methionine ABC transporter permease, with product MDKSFAETYLNFDKVDWAKMQTSTVDTLYMSIVSMVVVFVLGILLGLLLYSLGRKKSAGYQILYNVVSIISNIFRSTPFMILMVLIIPFTKTLVGSMIGASAALPALILSAVPFYARLVEIAFREVSSGVIEAANAMGANYWQIIYKILVPESMPALVSGFTVTSVSMIGFTAMAGAIGAGGLGSLAWSEGFQLGNQTVTLVATVIMLLIVFVVQGLGDYFTQKLDKR